From Calothrix sp. PCC 6303, a single genomic window includes:
- the clpB gene encoding ATP-dependent chaperone ClpB yields MQPTDPDKFTDKAWEAVVKSQDIVRAYQQQQLDVEHLLLATLQQDNGLATKLITRAGVDANKLQQQLEEFASRQPKVGKSEQLYLSRTLDTMLDKAEEARVRMNDGYISVEHILLGFVEDDRIGRKICKAMNLETSKLEATIKAVRGSQKVTDQNPESRYEALQKFGTDLTESAKAGKLDPVIGRDDEIRRLIQVLSRRSKNNPVLIGEPGVGKTAIAEALAQRIINGDVPESLKNRQLISLDMGSLIAGAKYRGEFEDRLKAVLREVTESSGQIVLFIDELHTVVGAGSGQQGSMDAGNLLKPMLARGELRCIGATTLDEYRKHIEKDAALERRFQQVFVDQPTVENTISILRGLKERYEVHHNVKISDSALVAAATLSARYIADRFLPDKAIDLVDEAAAQLKMEITSKPAELETLDRRLMQLEMEKLSLSREEKTAPQIKDKLDQIQVEIATLTFKQQELNGQWQGEKLLLEAISALKQEEEKLRVQIEQAERAYDLNKAAQLKYGKLEGVQREREVKEAQLIELQATSANLLREQVTEADIAEIVAKWTGIPVNRLLESERQKLLQLESHLHQRVIGQQEALEAVSAAIRRARAGMKDPNRPIGSFMFMGPTGVGKTELARALAQFLFDAEDALIRLDMSEYMEKHSVSRLVGAPPGYVGYEEGGQLSETVRRRPYSVVLLDEVEKAHPDVFNILLQVLDDGRITDSQGRTVDFQNTVIVMTSNIGSEHILDVSSDESQYEKMRTRVMDALRSHFRPEFLNRVDDLIIFHPLNRSEMGEIVKIQLKRVEKLLGEQKINLEISPAACDHLVEVGYDPVYGARPIKRAIQRQVENAIATKILENAFIAGDTILIDKNDQGLSFQKKIPTKTNAVKTLVPLLESSSEI; encoded by the coding sequence ATGCAGCCTACAGATCCAGATAAATTTACTGATAAAGCTTGGGAAGCAGTTGTTAAATCTCAAGATATTGTCCGCGCTTACCAACAACAACAGTTAGATGTAGAACATTTATTACTTGCTACCTTACAACAAGATAACGGTTTAGCTACCAAACTAATTACCCGTGCTGGTGTCGATGCGAACAAACTTCAACAACAGCTAGAAGAGTTTGCGAGCCGCCAGCCAAAGGTGGGAAAATCAGAGCAGCTATACCTTAGTCGGACTTTAGACACGATGCTTGACAAGGCTGAGGAAGCTAGAGTACGGATGAATGATGGGTATATTTCTGTCGAACATATACTTTTAGGCTTTGTGGAAGATGATCGCATCGGACGGAAAATTTGCAAAGCGATGAATTTGGAAACCTCCAAGTTAGAGGCGACAATTAAAGCGGTGCGGGGTAGTCAGAAAGTGACAGATCAAAATCCGGAATCTCGCTACGAAGCTTTGCAGAAATTTGGCACAGATTTGACAGAATCGGCTAAAGCTGGGAAACTCGACCCGGTAATTGGTAGGGATGATGAAATTCGTCGCTTGATTCAGGTGCTATCTCGAAGAAGTAAAAATAACCCAGTTTTGATTGGGGAACCGGGTGTGGGCAAAACAGCGATCGCGGAAGCCCTGGCACAACGTATTATCAATGGTGATGTCCCAGAATCTCTCAAAAATCGTCAATTAATTTCCCTGGATATGGGGAGTTTGATTGCTGGGGCAAAATATCGAGGTGAGTTTGAAGACCGTCTCAAAGCGGTTCTCCGTGAAGTTACGGAATCAAGCGGGCAAATTGTTCTGTTTATTGATGAGTTGCACACAGTTGTAGGTGCAGGTTCTGGACAGCAAGGTTCTATGGATGCGGGAAACCTCCTCAAACCCATGTTAGCTAGGGGTGAACTCCGCTGTATTGGGGCAACTACTTTGGATGAATATCGCAAACATATTGAGAAGGATGCAGCTTTAGAAAGACGTTTCCAACAGGTATTTGTGGATCAACCCACCGTCGAAAATACCATCTCAATTTTACGGGGTTTGAAGGAACGGTATGAAGTTCACCACAACGTCAAAATCTCAGATTCAGCCTTGGTAGCAGCCGCGACACTTTCAGCACGGTACATTGCCGATAGATTTCTCCCTGATAAAGCAATCGACTTAGTTGATGAGGCTGCGGCACAATTGAAAATGGAAATCACCTCCAAACCAGCGGAGTTGGAAACCCTCGATAGACGCTTGATGCAGCTAGAGATGGAAAAACTCTCTTTGTCGAGGGAAGAGAAAACTGCACCCCAAATTAAAGATAAATTAGACCAAATTCAAGTCGAAATTGCCACTTTAACCTTCAAACAGCAAGAATTAAATGGGCAATGGCAAGGTGAAAAACTACTTTTGGAAGCAATCAGCGCACTGAAGCAGGAAGAAGAAAAGCTACGGGTGCAAATCGAACAGGCTGAACGTGCCTATGATTTAAATAAAGCCGCACAGTTGAAGTATGGGAAACTAGAAGGAGTACAACGGGAGCGGGAAGTTAAAGAAGCCCAGTTAATTGAATTACAAGCGACATCTGCCAACCTGCTACGGGAACAAGTCACCGAAGCCGATATTGCCGAAATCGTGGCAAAATGGACGGGAATCCCCGTAAATCGGCTCCTAGAATCGGAAAGACAAAAATTACTGCAACTAGAAAGCCACCTCCATCAACGGGTAATTGGACAGCAGGAAGCCCTAGAAGCCGTATCAGCCGCCATTCGCCGCGCTCGTGCCGGAATGAAAGATCCCAACCGTCCCATCGGTTCCTTCATGTTTATGGGACCAACTGGGGTAGGGAAAACAGAGTTAGCGCGGGCTTTAGCACAGTTTTTGTTTGATGCCGAAGATGCCTTGATTCGTTTAGATATGTCTGAGTATATGGAGAAACACTCAGTATCTCGGTTAGTTGGTGCGCCTCCTGGTTATGTGGGATACGAGGAAGGGGGACAGCTTTCTGAGACTGTTCGCCGCAGACCTTATTCAGTAGTACTTTTAGATGAAGTTGAGAAGGCACACCCAGATGTATTTAATATTCTCTTACAAGTTTTAGATGACGGGAGAATTACTGACTCCCAAGGACGTACAGTAGACTTTCAGAACACCGTCATCGTCATGACAAGTAATATTGGTAGCGAACATATCCTGGATGTTTCCAGCGATGAGAGCCAATATGAGAAAATGAGAACTAGGGTAATGGATGCATTGCGATCGCACTTTCGTCCAGAGTTCCTAAATCGGGTTGATGATTTGATTATTTTCCATCCCCTCAATCGAAGTGAAATGGGAGAAATCGTCAAAATTCAACTCAAACGAGTGGAAAAACTCCTGGGGGAACAAAAAATCAACCTGGAAATATCTCCAGCAGCCTGCGATCACCTGGTGGAAGTCGGGTATGATCCAGTATATGGAGCCAGACCAATTAAACGAGCTATTCAGCGTCAAGTTGAAAATGCGATCGCCACTAAGATTCTGGAAAACGCTTTTATTGCTGGTGACACCATCTTGATTGATAAAAACGATCAGGGTTTATCTTTCCAAAAGAAAATACCAACTAAAACCAATGCAGTGAAAACTTTGGTTCCACTCTTAGAGTCATCGTCTGAAATTTAG
- a CDS encoding glycosyltransferase: MKITAYPAFKTKYKNPYNWLLYNNIKSPKVTVAEFSAKDSLRGDYDILHLHWVVETIIRHPNLIQAFLRAIMMLILIDLLRKKGTKVVWTIHDENPHSIIHPQLGNWFQKQFLHRLDGYISLSEYSNQSIEKNLPHLQKIPHTIVRHGHYRDVYPNKITPQQARDTLGITEKQKVLLFFGYIDVYKNVPHLIQTFRELAPPDWTLVIAGKIERDSLKDEIITATNNDSQVKLFLEYIPDEQVQLYFQSADLVVLPFQEILNSGSALLSLSFNRPILVPALGSIPELQNQVGKDWVKMYFGEFNTINLQSGLDWFVDTKRCENTPIDNLDWRILANQTLEFYQQILNQK; encoded by the coding sequence ATGAAAATTACTGCTTATCCAGCATTTAAAACCAAATACAAAAATCCATATAACTGGCTTTTGTATAATAATATAAAATCTCCCAAGGTGACTGTCGCAGAATTTTCTGCCAAAGATAGCTTACGTGGTGACTACGATATTCTTCACCTTCATTGGGTTGTGGAAACTATTATTCGTCACCCAAATTTAATCCAAGCTTTCTTAAGGGCAATTATGATGTTAATCCTCATAGATTTACTCAGAAAAAAAGGAACTAAAGTTGTTTGGACAATTCACGATGAAAACCCCCATTCAATCATTCATCCACAATTAGGAAATTGGTTTCAAAAACAATTTTTACACCGCCTCGATGGTTATATCAGCTTAAGTGAGTATAGCAATCAATCTATTGAAAAAAATTTACCACATTTGCAAAAAATTCCCCATACAATAGTTCGCCATGGACATTATCGTGATGTTTATCCAAATAAAATTACACCTCAACAAGCACGAGACACTTTAGGAATCACAGAAAAACAAAAAGTGTTACTGTTCTTTGGATATATAGATGTTTATAAAAATGTTCCTCACTTGATTCAGACTTTCCGTGAATTAGCACCACCTGATTGGACATTAGTAATTGCAGGTAAAATTGAACGCGATTCCCTCAAGGATGAAATTATTACAGCTACAAATAATGACTCACAAGTTAAATTATTTCTCGAATATATTCCGGATGAGCAGGTACAATTATATTTTCAAAGTGCAGATTTAGTTGTTTTACCATTTCAAGAAATTTTAAATTCTGGTAGTGCATTACTTTCATTATCCTTTAACCGTCCAATTTTAGTACCAGCTTTGGGTTCAATTCCCGAACTTCAAAACCAAGTCGGAAAAGACTGGGTTAAGATGTACTTTGGTGAATTTAATACTATTAATCTTCAAAGTGGCTTAGATTGGTTTGTTGATACTAAACGTTGTGAAAATACACCAATAGATAATTTGGATTGGCGGATATTAGCAAATCAAACTTTGGAATTTTATCAACAGATTTTAAATCAAAAATAG
- a CDS encoding glycosyltransferase family 2 protein produces the protein MAAISVIIPVFNGAKTIKASIDSVLNQTFTDFELIIINSSSNDATLEVVSQISDPRIQVYTHPQANVAVNRNIGAKYATGEFITFLDADDLWTPDKLVSQYYALREKSQAAVAYSWTNAIDENDKFLYKCSHVQYQGDVFSQLLLDDFIGSGSNVMIRSSIFHKFGGFDGLLTNAQDTDLWIRLASKYEFVCISKVQIMYRVTSSSMSSNIIGLEKSNLQVIERAYSYEKAKKYLHLKQYSLANLYKYLTYKALLLSPDKHSIKTTSILIFKAIKYDVKLLFKPVLYKALIKLFTISLLPKKIAENLLEKFPIIADTSTLFGYIKVKYP, from the coding sequence ATGGCTGCTATCTCAGTAATCATCCCAGTGTTTAATGGTGCAAAAACAATAAAAGCATCTATTGATAGTGTTTTGAATCAAACTTTTACTGATTTTGAACTGATAATTATTAATTCCAGTTCCAATGATGCAACATTAGAAGTTGTTTCCCAAATCTCAGATCCTCGAATACAAGTGTATACTCATCCTCAAGCAAATGTGGCAGTGAATCGAAATATCGGTGCAAAATATGCAACAGGTGAATTTATTACTTTTTTAGATGCAGATGATTTGTGGACACCAGATAAGTTAGTATCTCAATATTATGCATTACGAGAAAAATCCCAAGCAGCAGTTGCTTATAGTTGGACTAACGCGATTGATGAAAATGATAAATTTCTATATAAATGTAGTCATGTTCAATACCAAGGTGATGTATTTTCTCAGTTACTTTTAGATGACTTTATTGGAAGTGGTTCTAATGTCATGATCAGATCATCTATCTTCCACAAATTTGGTGGATTTGATGGACTGCTGACAAATGCCCAAGATACAGATTTATGGATTAGATTGGCTAGCAAATATGAATTTGTTTGTATCTCCAAAGTCCAAATTATGTATCGAGTAACGAGTTCTTCTATGTCATCAAATATCATTGGCTTGGAAAAATCTAATCTCCAAGTAATTGAACGAGCATACAGCTATGAAAAGGCAAAAAAATATCTACATTTAAAGCAATATAGCTTGGCAAATCTCTATAAATATCTTACATATAAGGCACTACTATTATCTCCAGATAAGCATTCTATTAAAACTACATCAATCCTCATATTCAAAGCCATAAAATATGACGTAAAACTTTTATTTAAGCCAGTTTTGTATAAAGCACTTATCAAATTATTTACTATTTCCCTATTACCAAAAAAAATTGCCGAAAACCTTTTAGAAAAATTTCCTATAATTGCAGATACAAGTACACTTTTCGGCTACATCAAAGTCAAATATCCTTAA
- a CDS encoding glycosyltransferase family 4 protein: MKLAYITEHNVLNSQKWSRHNQGTCTASRYIADNFAAQNTTINYIGSLVAKHKIITRSKWNFYRLLLQKDYYSWAEPLISRSYAKQIEKRILASKADIALCPQNIVPIAYLQIKQPLVLWTDATLTSLINFYHHMDNLCDENVRNIYKMEAAALNRCKLILYTSDWAAQSAIQTYGINPDKVKVVPWGANLECDRTAAEIDNIIKARPVSPCKLLFIGVDWIRKGGKVTLEIAKLLNESGLPTELTIVGCKPIVSQPLPHFVKVIEFIDKSQPKGIEKLNQLFREAHFLVLPSQADCTPHVFAEANSFGTPSIATNVGGIATLIQDDINGKTFALNADISEYTNYIQSIMTNYTTYQKLAQSSFDQYQTRLNWQVATNRAKQLIQDLI, from the coding sequence ATGAAACTTGCCTATATAACTGAGCATAATGTTTTAAATTCCCAAAAATGGTCAAGGCACAATCAAGGAACTTGCACTGCCAGTAGATATATTGCGGATAATTTTGCTGCTCAAAATACGACAATCAACTATATCGGCTCCTTGGTAGCAAAACACAAAATAATTACTCGTAGTAAGTGGAACTTTTATCGACTTTTATTACAAAAAGATTACTATAGTTGGGCAGAACCTTTAATTTCTCGAAGTTATGCAAAGCAAATTGAAAAAAGGATTTTAGCCTCCAAAGCCGATATTGCTTTGTGTCCACAAAACATTGTTCCTATTGCCTACCTTCAGATTAAACAACCCCTAGTTTTGTGGACAGATGCAACCTTAACTTCCTTAATCAATTTTTATCATCACATGGATAACCTATGCGATGAAAACGTGAGAAATATCTATAAAATGGAAGCCGCAGCCCTAAATAGGTGTAAATTAATTCTATATACATCCGATTGGGCAGCACAGTCAGCAATCCAAACCTATGGAATTAACCCAGATAAAGTTAAAGTAGTACCTTGGGGTGCGAACTTAGAATGCGATCGCACTGCCGCTGAAATAGATAATATTATTAAAGCTAGACCCGTTAGTCCCTGTAAATTACTATTTATTGGTGTTGACTGGATTCGCAAAGGTGGTAAAGTTACCCTAGAAATTGCCAAATTGCTCAACGAAAGCGGTTTACCAACCGAACTAACTATAGTTGGATGCAAACCAATAGTTTCCCAGCCATTACCACATTTTGTCAAAGTAATAGAATTTATTGATAAATCTCAACCTAAAGGAATAGAAAAACTAAATCAATTATTTAGGGAAGCCCATTTTTTAGTACTTCCTAGCCAAGCAGATTGTACCCCCCATGTTTTCGCGGAGGCAAATTCTTTTGGTACCCCCAGCATTGCGACAAATGTGGGAGGAATTGCCACATTAATTCAAGATGACATCAACGGCAAAACTTTTGCCTTAAATGCTGACATCTCTGAATATACTAACTATATTCAGTCAATTATGACCAATTACACCACATACCAAAAACTTGCCCAATCGTCATTTGATCAGTATCAAACCCGTTTAAATTGGCAAGTTGCAACCAACCGTGCAAAACAGTTGATTCAAGATTTGATTTAA
- a CDS encoding zinc-dependent alcohol dehydrogenase has translation MLAALLYGQEDLRLENVAEPTPAPGEVVIQVGVATTCGTDLKVWRRGGHAKMLKPPTLFGHEAAGEIVAVGAGVIGWKVGDRVVANNSAPCMKCFYCQHQEYSLCPNLTWNNGTFAQFLRIPAAIVQHNLLRIAEELPYELAAMTEPLACVLHGVARSHIKHGDRVVVLGDGAIGLMFVAKLAHDWAAEVTLFGGSDERLEIGKKLGATRVFNYHHNPEMAEITKEFTDGMGADIVIEATGVPSVWESAIACARPGATVNLFGGCPRDTTINVNTEQLHYSELTLKGVFHNTPHYVRDALALISSGRIPLELLISGKRELKDLEQVFCEMRDRKVIKVGMIP, from the coding sequence ACGGCTGGAAAATGTTGCCGAACCGACACCTGCACCGGGTGAAGTTGTAATTCAAGTTGGGGTTGCAACTACTTGCGGTACCGATTTGAAAGTGTGGCGGCGTGGTGGTCATGCGAAAATGTTAAAACCACCTACTTTGTTTGGACATGAAGCTGCTGGGGAAATAGTGGCAGTGGGTGCAGGGGTAATTGGTTGGAAAGTTGGGGATAGGGTGGTAGCCAATAATTCTGCTCCCTGCATGAAATGCTTCTATTGTCAACATCAAGAATATTCTTTATGTCCCAACTTAACTTGGAATAATGGGACATTTGCCCAATTTTTGAGGATACCTGCTGCCATCGTTCAGCATAATTTGTTACGAATAGCAGAGGAATTGCCCTACGAGTTAGCGGCAATGACTGAACCTTTAGCCTGTGTGTTACATGGGGTTGCCCGTTCTCATATTAAACATGGTGATCGGGTGGTGGTGTTGGGAGATGGGGCAATTGGGTTGATGTTTGTGGCGAAATTGGCACATGATTGGGCAGCGGAGGTGACACTGTTTGGTGGTAGTGATGAGAGGTTGGAAATTGGGAAAAAGCTTGGTGCTACCAGGGTTTTTAACTATCATCACAACCCAGAAATGGCTGAAATTACCAAAGAATTTACAGATGGCATGGGGGCAGATATAGTGATTGAAGCTACGGGAGTACCCAGTGTGTGGGAAAGCGCGATCGCATGTGCGCGTCCGGGTGCTACTGTAAATCTATTTGGCGGTTGTCCCCGTGATACAACAATCAATGTCAATACCGAACAACTACACTACAGTGAACTGACTTTGAAGGGAGTTTTCCACAACACTCCCCATTATGTTAGGGATGCCCTAGCTTTAATTAGTAGTGGGCGAATTCCTTTAGAATTATTAATAAGTGGTAAAAGAGAGTTGAAAGACCTAGAACAGGTATTCTGTGAGATGCGCGATCGCAAAGTCATCAAAGTAGGGATGATTCCGTGA